The following nucleotide sequence is from Pseudochaenichthys georgianus chromosome 17, fPseGeo1.2, whole genome shotgun sequence.
CGCCATCAAAATATCAAACATCAGTGAAAATGAGATGACCGGCTGTATTGAGGGATTAATTTAAAATGCTCGTCATCCAGTCTCCCATGCATCTACACACCAATAATGACAAAACCTTTACTTGCTCAGACTCTTAAATGTCAAATTCTCACGGTTGTTCTGTTCTTGTTGAGCTTTAAACCCTTCAGTTAGCTCCATGGAAACATAAAACCAGTTTCACAATCACAATTGGTGCCTACATAGAAGTGATGGAGATCCACTGGCCAGGGAGCATGAGAATACTTGGATGGTCTGACTGTCTATGGCACTGACAAATTAAATCCTCCCACCCCACCCGCCTCCAATCAAGCACCATCCTTCCTTTCCTTGTTacaaaagacatttaaaaaagaacaaGCCACAGATATGACAGTTTGTTTCTACGGGCAACAGATCAACACAACAGCTGAGAGTGAGAGAAGTTATTACAAACTAAAAGAGGAAGTGTTCCTCCTCGATCGCGCTACAGTCTTCTCTGACAAAAACATGGCAGACATTCAAAGCTTCACCAGCCTCTACTTttatttagaagaaaaaaaactgttTAAAGAACAACAAATATTCTGAGAACCCCCTCAAAGAAGAAACAAAATGCCTGAGGCAATGTTTGTAGCTTTATTCCACTATAGAGAGGAATTTGGATATGCTTGCactgccccctgctggtcaGAGCTCTGCTCTACAGTGTTCAACATCTGCTCTAACAGGTGCTCTGTCACACTGGGGAACATTAGAGAAGTCCCATGTGAGATAGGGTGGTCTGAGGAAGCAAAGAAAGGCCGGTCGTTTGAATTTAATAAGGAACCCATTTATCAAATGTAACCACTATGTTGAACATTAGCTTTTTGGAGGAAAATAGGCCCAATattccaacatttaaaagattCAGATCCAAAAGTGAAGGGAAGTTCTGAATACCAGGTTGCTTTGACTGGATTTATGGTATTTCAATGAACTCAAACTGATGTGGATAACCACTTAAATAGGAACATTAGactcaaaaatatgttttttttaaatcgcaaGACTTGAAATGACTCGAGAAATGGGAATCCAACCCAAATGAATGCAGATAGTTAAATATTTCAATCAATAATTCAAAAGcgattacaatttacaatttattttagcaTTAAAGTTGTATTCATTTTGGCCTTTCTTTGCTTCCATACATGTCAGATTGGTGTTGGATGTCTGTGTTCAGTTGAGAAGCACAGGCCCTTATGAATCATATTATTAGGTTTTCCAAGCTTATGCCCTATTTTGACAATATATACAATATTTCAGATACTGGCGGTGACTTTTAGAGGAATCTGGGAGTTGTTTGGGAAAGAGGAGCAAATATTTCTCAAATAGCTTATGTTGGACTGAAACCACGTGGCATGGAGGGGATTTGAGAGTAGAATATTGGATGATGCTAAGAAATAGTGAAAGAAGCGATGAGCTGCTGCTGTACTGATCTGCTGCCGTCTACAGAGGATAGAAAGAGACACAGAGAAAGAGAATATAAAACAGAGTTGGTTTTCTTTTTACAAGAGTCCTTTAGAGGGCTCAACCCCCTCATCTCCTTCAGAGAAACACACTCCTGTCCTCTCGttagtgtgtgtgcaggtgtaaCCGAGTCCATGTGTTTACTTCCAACTGCCGAGTGTATTTTATGTGTGTGAGTCTACTTGTGTTCTTTAGTAGGAGCAAAGTACAGCTCCATGGGTTTGTTCACCTTCCAGTACTTTTCACTGACCAGCTCCAGAGAGAAGGACCCGTTCAGAACCTGTGGACAGAGGGTAACACATCAAACACAAATCTAATATATCACTGTCACCAGTGCAGTGCTTATGTATAAAAACATAGCATTCcccatactactactactatgcTAGTAAATTAcagtacacgagcaatgtcccgtccacagcgctatctgataggctattactgaagtgtcaatcaacactgaagattttccgggcgggagccagccagaggcgggaccttctcagattacaggcaggtgcaaAAGAACGCAGACAGACTGAAGccagcagcagcgctgagcagcagagccatacatgtgttaaaccgaagttcaataaacatccctatcccctatgctgaagttgcaaaaacaccacgatcttatgatccaattctatcagtttcccagttacacagggacgcgggaagtcagtcagagttgggggtgcgtaCAGCGTCTCGCACTGtggtgcgggggggggggctgcgagtggagcctcgcagtttttcaggttgatatgtgaagctagccaacatgtatttagcaaatgtttagcaaaatattagaagtgaggctactagactaacgttaggtctactgcaatagcctcacttttaatagtttgcaaaacattagctagcatagtgttttgcagttgctagcagcttattgggattttatgctagacagacaggcattggtttgatataataaattaagcattattgttagttaagcatgtcagcctgctgccccacttcttgtctctctctaactcatagcagatggctgcactaaagaaaagggctcagagaggaaaccagttgtaagatgtgtaaaagttcattaaacataatatatgcttaaatgcatttcaaagaagctgtgttggagtttgtgttattctacatgttgacaccaagattttctgattttactgcaaatgtatatcggttcctaATATCGGTTATCgatctccttgattactaataatcggtatcggccttgaaaaagccatatcggtcgatccctaatatGCACcccttattattaataatagtaatacaaaTAACAGTGTTTCCCATACATCGACATACAAACCCCACAGATCCTCAACTCTGGTGTGTCTGGTgtgcgagacacggcaggcaaaaacatcgtttttcatgcactggtcaattttgagatgttgtgccattttgattccataacatgttttctttcaggcttttggaaggaaaacgtagaAAATACACATTCAAGTGTTTaatttactatagtttgtctatttgcgtctgtagatttctcctaaattcaccaaaagttagcattctaacgtaacataaagcaccgcgaccgctgtgtgcacaatgtcaacagagatatcgctggaaagctccgtctctcttgcacaatctcatcggatccaaatatggtcatttcctttgtatcagcaaccaatcgtgaaagcacaaaggggtcttaaaccaagaaacaaaatctcattggctggtgtcaatttctgacaacgtgattcgttcagatgcgtcacatggtgtgctaaaacacttacTGGTTAGCTTTCAGCTAgaaatttaaatctcaaaatggcaaaaaaacggcgaaaaaaacgttcacagagaagacgacaacaattgtcacttgcacgaagcaagattatacaaaaaacaaatgaccccgaacatgaaataccttcatggAGTGTgtcgatgcgcaagctgtcatccagagaacaggagggtttagctagcgcctcactgcagtctttaaaggtcgttttctcaaaatgagttttttctcctactctgagtccgaaatgtccacttcagtagcacgtagatacaccaaaccttccagttatattcctatcaatattatgaaggcttttacataagggtttgttcatatataattcatagcctaaattatacaacattttatacctaaaaacatggcgaaaatggaTATTTTAGAGCTGtcgacagtattttctgatttatggagtgataaaaagagatatccaaaatcccttctgtaaaaactTTAGattctaatatgactacaaaatgaagcCACAATTTCGAACCTGAATTTATCCATTGTTCAGAATTGTGTTCctgaaatgtattaaaatatGCGCATATTTAATGAGTGTATGGCTCATTTGCATGATTCTACAAATAGAATCaaattctgtgggaaacactggataaTAATATTGAGATTGGAAAAAATATCTAGTGTGTGTACTCACAGTGAACTGGTTTGCCGCAGTAGGTATGTAGATGGTGTACTGTTTCTCTGAAGCTGCCTCCACGTTCACAGGGCTGGCCTCAGCGTTTCTCCTCAGCTCCTCCAGAGCCAGTCGGACAGCCAGGTATTTGGACAGGTGATCCACTGTGGCGTTACCGGACGTCTTGATGTAGCGAGGGACAAACTCCACACTGCGgacaccattcaaacatcagcAGGCAGGCCATTGTAACCACATAGGACTGATTTCATCAAAGCACTTGTTCCATGTCACTCCTTAGTGCAAACACAACATTCTATACAACAACTGTGCGCTGTATTCTAGCTAATGTTAAACATGATCAAAATAGTATACGTTAGTATTACCCTTTGTCTTCTTGCCTTTATGTATTATGTTAACATATTAATGataacttaaagagcctgtcacacggttttcccccatcatccaaacccatcactttgagtacatattgtccccttgaaaccgttactgaactgattttggatatttgtactttgataaccattcatctgcccttcaatgttgaccattttctggatcttctcgcggattcttcaagtcccgctaAATgatgtgacgtcattgcgggcacagcgctccagctgcaccgttcaggatcccagcttctgcatgcaAACGCACGAtgggcacacagcagcaagctcagacagcgatgacagtttaatgttgaacgtgtctgagagctcatatgaggctgagggatcggtttatgttgtatctgttagaagtttaggaattaggTGCGACAATATGGCCGataatacggtcatgtagccagtggtggaatgggactaaaaatcatcccgggactctcgaccggcccacttcggtaccgctagtaaattgtcaacggggggagtgggggatgtgctcgtgatttatccgaccggcccacttcggtaccggcccatcgggattcgtcccgatggccagtccgccactgcacccagcccacgtaaattgtcaacggggggagcctcgctgcggggaaacggtggacctagtgtcccgatcggagtgggaataaaaataataatccgtgcattttatccattaatttccccaacattgtggtaaaaaaaccacacgtttaatccatgttgttggtgtactagaactacaaaaagcatcggtttgttttctcatcaggaaatgcagaccggctcaaacaaacgatttttaatcatcatcctcactcatcatttaatgtatcatatgttcgccgaattgacatgaaagcactaataaatgtagtttcatccacttgagtttacaaccacaaaaataatcgatttgtttttatatcacatccgacgggaggaaattcagcagctctcactcccgatttgtaatcctaatgtaatcatcatcttcaccacgatcatttatgtttatgtcgtcgaattgacatgaaagcactgacacatatgaatatactgtagtcagcttcattaaaacgttattaacgtgcctaaactcagtaattcaccatttctacgcatgacaacacactttgtccgtgtttggctctcgaagcgttcccgcattgacgtcacttccggcttcccccaaaacttcaaaatgagtcgaaggaatttcccgcgatgttcgaaattattgatatttaacggaacggtatcgctttttcttttttaaactgacggttcgagattactaggagcccaatatttcattgcacaccagttgttgggatgctgtcaccggCTCTTTAAGGTATGCCATTGCTATGAAACGTTTCAATGTGAGCTTGGGCAAGATACTCAACCCCAAATAGAACCGAATGGCCAACAGTAGGGCTGtacgattatggcaaaaatcataatcacgattatttgggtcaataattgatatcacgattattttgacgattattcattgaactttaaaacaaataatattttaccaataaacaataatcaacaaatatgttggagcgcacatccaaaaccatactaaacatatattattaatatgataaataaaaataaattagaccaaaataaattaaatcaaatatgatgcagtgcactgtcacaacctgctgaaaactccttaacatatagccaacatgttggtaaaacatattcaacatattccactcagttaaacgttgaaggctggccaaccgtcatggtccagaagtaacaggaaataaatgttgaactccaatttaagaccaaataaaaatgtttaggccaccatggcaaatgctggtagggctgctcatgcaagaaacaccagcctgttgacatggtctggtttcagagatgcgcaggcaggtgacaagccacctgtactgaagaccctcagccacgccccgacacatggggtgacgccggccaatcacaaagctttgatgcgttcaagtgcattattctggcacaggaagattatgttacaggacattaacgataaaacagaatattgttgttctatttttagacacatctcgcgatcgactggttgagcACCCctcggctagaccataggtctgttgtggtagcaaCGTAGTCAGCtgaagaagccacatctctctcaacttccccacggcatttgtcatatagtgcaggcagcgcagacctgctgaaataataccgagacggcatcgcgtaacgcttgtccaacatgttgacaagttgcttgaagccctggttgctaacagtgctaactgggcacatatctttagcgatgtgaaatgtaatggcaaagtacttgcaaatagtggaaatagttttacctttctttttaacgagttgctgctcttgttctgacatcttcgctcgcgctgaacactcacaacacgtcactcccacgtggccgagtgggcttttagggaggggcgaaagcgcacccagcaaaataatcgtattttgtcaattatgctgttttcataatcgtcgcaagccataatcgtaatcgcgattaaaatacgattaattgcacagccctagccaacagtgtgcgagtgtgtgtgaatgGTAGTCTCCTGAATGCTgactgtatttgtaaagcgctctGGTGGGTTTCCAAAGGCTGGAAAAAGCTCTCTACAATGCAGTATGTGTGAGGGTGACTACCTGTTTTGAGCATCGTCCTTCTCCATCAGGGTGGGGTGTGGCCTGAACACCAGTTCTATCTCGCTGGCTCCACCGTCAATCACAGAGTCCCCACCCCCGTTCTCAGCAGCGTTGTCCATGTCCAACCCGCTGTCATCACTCGTCTTGGTGCGCTTAATGCTTGGACCTGCCTCctaaaaaaaaattgcaaaacACACCTCTGAGAACATACGCAGGAATCCTGACGCCAAATgtccttttaagaccctttccatacatgttaagacctcatcgccacttggagttctaaccggttacattgcacactttacctcacatgtactatatacagtattgattgtccttcctccttatcttccaaccatttggacgcagacttgcatttccccataacgatgttgcttaacaaccggcgtaaacggaccttcgctcgctatcaagcagtgagcgtgcgatgtcctgttcagatgacgtcacgtccaacgggatgccataaataaactacacagaatcgcactacacacctacgccgtgactacattcaggcagactgtagaacacaacctctttggaccattcatatacttattgaaaacaagctgcaACATGTAACACCTTGGGAAAtgccctttaatactttttaatagccttcattttcgctaaattgatttatcaacttgtaatactttttaagaccccgcggacaccctgacaTATTCTCCTCCCCAATAGAAAGCAGTGATGATGCATTTATTTATGCTGACTCGGAAGATAGCATCGAAAGGGCTCCTTTGACAATAAAATGGGATTATTATATTTACAAAGTTAATGATCGAcgctttgttcagcaggataatctccacatattaaaaccactttatgatttctgaagtaTAAATGCATGGCTGTgcatcaccactgctaagctaaaggcagctaatatTCCGCGTGATGGCGTTTAGTAGTTTATGATACATAGAAACTTCAGACATTCACCAAAGGTGTATTTACTCATTTCCAGGTTTTTGAActaattcctgcaccactctatattaGTATTCACATCCTGTAGGTGTGCATGCTTGCCTGCACAAACAGCAGTGTGCATCTCAACAGTAACCACATCTCCTCAGTCTAATCATCACACAAGTTCAGCGTAACAATTACTGTtaaccattattattattattattattagcatgGTGTCTAAGGTTTAGCACTTCCTGGTTGCATACACTGTTATGTAAAAACTGCATCCTCATTGTCTCATGTTTGATAGTCTGAAACATACCTGGTTGCTATGGACAGAGGCGTTGCTACAGTGGGAGGAGTCTCCGTTGTCCTCAGCTCCGCTCCCATTCTCCACTGTGTGTCTCTTACCACGCTGCAATCTGAAGGAAACAAATCCAAAGTCCAATCATTGGAGAGGACACACTCTTTTGTTTGCGTTGTCATTGTGTGTCTGGAGGTGAGTGTGTACCTAGTCATAGCCTGTATCTTCAGCCCCTCCTCTATGCTGTGGGACAGGGCTTGCTGGTTGTTGTGTTTGCTGATGCGAGCCAACACCCTCTCTTGGTGGGCTTCATATTCGTCACGACTGGGATAAATCTTGCCTGAAATGGGaaaaattaaatgaataaaaatgtttttctgcGTAGTAATTACACTTCCTTGTAACTTCTGAGGTAACTTACTTATCAGAGCATCAAAGTTGGGGTCTGGACGCAGCGACCTCTTGGAAACCAGCTTCTTACGACATGTAGGACACTCTTTATTACTGCAGGGAGGGGAAAGAGACAAACTAAATCAAATGATGCCTTTCCAACTGTTAGCCATTTTCCTTTCATAATTATGGTTTGAATGTTTGTCTTATTAATATAAGGCTTTAGCGTAAACTCttaactatttatttttgtGAGTCACTCTACGGTTTAAAAGATGTTCATTTAGGTCTCACTTATTGGCCGTCTAATGTGCGTGTCGGGTATGACGGGCATGTCATTATGCCTATATATGGCAGGACAATGGTTCACAGCTGAGTTTGTGATTACACGGGAAGCGGTATAGTCTTATAGTATAGCGAGGAAGTTTGTCTTCATGTTTGTATGCCGCCTTGATCAAGGAATACATCTGATCTGATTCAACGCTAGAATGATCTCCGCAAAGTTTCTTTTGTTCCAGCCCAGCAGATTGTTGGTTTCAAATGGTAACCCGTGTTCAGGGCCGAGAGCCGGCATCACAGCAGTGGAAAGAATAAACAATATGTTTGCAATCGGGTCCGGCTCTGAACCAGCCCTGGTAGGAGAGAGCTCTCCTGCTGGGGGAAACGTACCCGGATCTTAAGGCTGTGATGATGCAATCAGCGCAGAAGCGGTGCAGACATTCTTTGGTTGTCATTGTGTTCTTCAGCATGTCCAGGCATATAGGACACATGAGTTCGCTGTGCAAGGACCTGGGCGATACTGCTATTTCCAGTCCATCTGTTATCGCCTCCTGTGCCAGTACGAAACAGATCCAGGTGAAGGTTAGTACACACAAAGATACATCTGTCATGCTGACAATGCTCTGTTCATGTTTTAGGTATGCCTGGGTGGCCCACCATGTGTTGAAACAATTAAATGAATGTATGCTTCAGGAAAACATGTCAACAAGAGATATTTGATAaagacacttaaaggtggggtaggtaagtttgagaaaccggctcgagatacactttgtgttatcttccatggaatgctcttagcatcccgatagcaagacaataaatccatgaataaatgtcatctgaagaagccgtagttctgtaacaagcacgaccaatcatctgacccGGGCCAGCTAAAATGACTGGatggtaggggtgtaacggtacacgtacccgtaccgaaattattcggtacgggcccttcggttcggtacacgtgtgtaccgaacgcatataactttaaacgtaaaaaattgagaacgtgaacaactttttggaagtaatctcaggtgctgcgtcgcagcattcagagtaatttgctcccattgtgatcaacgcgtcatagagcgagcaagtcatttcattggacgagctggtcagagggatgcgttcaaatgtaatcagtaatttgaggaactgtcgaaatggcgaacgcagataaagttgagctcgaaaatcctccagcatcattgaagtctccggtttgggaacattttggtttcgcagttacgtacaaggattacggacaaagacaggtggaccgaaccaaagctgtttgtcggcattgttcaactaacattggttacgcggcaatacatcaaacttgcccactcatttgaaaaggcatcacccgaacgtgaatatcaccggtaccaaaagactgaagtgcaaacccaactcccgctagcatttgagcctccagagagttcagaccgagccaaagctattacaaacggcaaatatccttatgttgccatgttagcaaagcgctacctggctgtatctgctactacctctgtccctagcgagagggtgttctccacagcaggagacattgctagtgccagcagatctgccctttcggcaagcaatgtggacaagttcatctttctttaaacaacatgaaaatacaatgacaagcaagtcataatgtcaaactggctgcttaggtactagtacagtacagttcaaatacagattatttcagttcatcgaaaagctgcaccttaatgtttattttattatattttatatttatttgagtgaatattcatagtttaataataattaaaaaccctaaactaatagtttatgttttgtgagtactagtacagtaaagttcaaatacagattatttcagtttatcgaaatgctgcaccttaatgtttattttattttgtatttatttgagtgaatacaatattcacagtttaataataattaaaaaaaaatatgttatgttttgtgataattttttctgctgtagcgaaaacgtaccgaaccgagccgtgacctaaaaaccgaggtacgtaccgaaccgaaatgtttgtgaaccgttacacccctactggatggcctacctgcctgtcagccttccatctgggcacaaacttatctcgtgccctcattggtcatgtgcgcgtttgtgtgtgttggaggaggggctctgtgaggaagtggcagattttttccggttgtgtattttcaaattctagcgcaatcgagctggtttctccaaacgtacctaccccacctttaaatgagtGAAATAATATACTATGAATTGTTACCTGTGGAGTTCTCTGCAGCTCGTACAGACTCAGCTCCCAGGTCTTACTGAGGGGCTGAACCCCGTTGGTCTGAACCGTCTGTGTCATCACTGCAAGTTgcaacactgaaacacaaaaGTAAATGTTCTTGTCATGTTACAATGT
It contains:
- the rnf2 gene encoding E3 ubiquitin-protein ligase RING2 — protein: MTQTVQTNGVQPLSKTWELSLYELQRTPQEAITDGLEIAVSPRSLHSELMCPICLDMLKNTMTTKECLHRFCADCIITALRSGNKECPTCRKKLVSKRSLRPDPNFDALISKIYPSRDEYEAHQERVLARISKHNNQQALSHSIEEGLKIQAMTRLQRGKRHTVENGSGAEDNGDSSHCSNASVHSNQEAGPSIKRTKTSDDSGLDMDNAAENGGGDSVIDGGASEIELVFRPHPTLMEKDDAQNSVEFVPRYIKTSGNATVDHLSKYLAVRLALEELRRNAEASPVNVEAASEKQYTIYIPTAANQFTVLNGSFSLELVSEKYWKVNKPMELYFAPTKEHK